CAAAATGACATTCTTGGCTTTGTACTCACCCCGGTTGGTGACCACGCCGGTAACGCGGCCCTTATCCACTGTGATGTCCTTGACATTCTCGGACGTGTGGAAAGTGACGCCTTTATCCTGAATATAATCTGCCATCCCCGCGATATGTCCTGGCAAATTGTCGCTACCCAGATGCTTCTGCTTGATGACCAGCAGATCGATACCGTCCTTGCGGGCGGCCTTGCGGATTTCCTTGGCTTTCTCCATATCAGTGGGAAAGACCTTTCCGTCCATGCCGAAACGATTGAATATTTCTTCGGTCTCTTCAATCAGGGCATGCGCTTCGGTAATACCCACGAACTGCGTCAGGTCAGTCTTGCCGAGCTTGTGGATGAAATTCAATTTACCGTCGGAGAACAATCCGGCCCCGCCCACACCGCACAGGATGTTACAGGGACGGCACTTAATACATTCCTGATCACCAGACAAAGGACAATCCCGCTTCAGTGAAAGCTTGCCCTTGTCTATGAGAAGCACGTCCAAATCGGAATGTTCTGCCAGGTAGTACGAAGCAAACAAACCGGCTGGGCCTCCCCCAACGATGATAACATCAAAATCAGTCTTCTTTGTCTTGGTCATTATACCCTCTCTGTATCTCGCAAGTATGGCCCGCACTGGGCAACTCCGCAAAATGGAGTGCGCGCAGACGGGCCATGATCGACCGTATGACAGTATTCTGGAAAGTGTCAACCCTTCAAGGAAAGTCGCCCGCAATCTTACCGGGAGTCACTTTCAGCAGGGCCAGAGAACCTCTTGGGAAGTGTGCAAATGCCCGCTGAGGAAAGTCGGAGAGGAATCAGGCGATCATGTTAAGAAGATGGCCGGTCATTTCTTCGGAAGCGCGAACGACAGCAGTATTAGCGGAAAAAGCATGAGACGTCTTGATCATGTCCACCATCTCGGTACCGATGTCCGTATTAGACATTTCGATACCTTCGATCATGGGCCCGGCGTTGGTAGATTGCTGAATAGCCGCAACCTGCACGCCCTGCCCTTCCGGGCCGGTTTCGAGCGCGACCGAACTGGCTTTAAAGCCTTCGGTACTCACATTGGCGATATTATTGGCCGAGACTTCCTGAACTGTTCCCAGGGCGGACAAGGCTGAGATACTGGCATCAGACATAAATAAAGACTCCCTCGCAGTCAGGGGAAGCAGCTTATTCTGAATATATGCCCTTTTACGAAACTCTGCAAATCCGGCTAATACGTCATGGTTCCGGGCCAGGCCAGGATAAAGCCGCCGTCACCGCCGAACAGCTTCAACGTCAGCGCCTTCAATTCCTTACTCAGATCCTTTTGTCCTGCAACGATGAAGGTAACGTTCTGCTGATGATCCACGGTAGCACCTTTAAGCAGTCCGCCGCTTGATGAACCGAGCCTGGTAAAACCTCCGGCCATTTCAATAACCGCCTTTTCAAAGGCACCCACGGCATTCACAGAACTGGAACCGTCCGGCAGGGTCGCAGACACGACGACCATGTGCACATACGTCGGCGCAGGTTCCGAGGCAGACACAGTGGCAACAAAAAACAAACTCAGAATCATGACCAGCAGAATCGGGGAAAAGCGTTGCATCAATCACTCCTCATCAATCGTATTTATTCAGCATCCTGACTTTCCATCACGGCAAATGCCGAATGATTGTGGATGGATTCAAAGCTTTCCACCTCAACCTTGTACCAGTCAACCTGAGGGTGATCGGCAAGCCCCTTGCCCACCGCACGAACCACGTCCTCCACAAATGTCGGGTTGGCAAACGAAGATTCAGTCACATATTTTTCATCCTCGCGCTTAAGCAGCGAGTATACAGGGCTCGACCCGGAGGATTCACCAATCTCAATAAGATCTTCCAGCCACAGAAAACCGTGGAAACGGGTACGAATCCGAATCTCTGCACGTTGGGAGTGTGCACCCTGATCGGAAATAGCCAGTGAGCACGGACAGACAGTCATCACCGGCACGTCCGCGCCCAGCGTAAAGCGCAGTTTGCCATCCTTGAGATACCCGTCCACCCGACAGGAATAATCCATCAGACAGGATGATTCGCTCTTGGGTGATTTACGACGCAAAAAATACGGGAACACGAACCGCACATGCGCACTCCGGGCCTGGAGTCGAACCACTATATCGTCGAGCAATGTCCGAAACGAGGTATAATCCAAATCGCCGGACCAGTGCTCCAACGCTTCAACAAACCGGCTCATGTGCGTCCCTTTGAACTCGGCAGGCAGGTCCACGGATAATGAAACCTGAGCCACAGTATGCTGTATGCCTGATTCACGATCCCGGACAATGATAGGCAGCTTGAGCCCTTTTACACCCACACGGTCGATGGGCATGGCTATTTTTGCCTGTTGCTTCTGAACGTCTTCCATATAAAAGATGCCTCCAGCCCCTCATCCCATCTCCTTTCCTAAACATTTACTGTTCTTGGCGAGGATGGAGATAAATGAACGGTTGTATCCCACTCTTTTTGTGAGAGAGGAAAATATTTTTAAATCAAGTCCTTACCAGTGGTTGTCAGCGCGAGGTTTCCGTGCTTGACACCCTTGGTGGAAATCAGTTTCTGGCCCAGAGCCTTGATGGTATCGGCATCGCCCTTGAGAATGATGACTTCAAGGCAATTATGATGATCCAGATGCACATGCAGAGATGACTGGATGACATCATGATGATCGTGCTGAATCTCGGTGAGCCTCTGGGACAGCCCGGATTTATGATGATCGTAGACCAGAGTCAATGTCCCGGCCAGATCGCCCTCAGCCTGCTCCCACTCCCGCTGCACCAGCGTATTGCGGATAAGATCGCGAATGGCCTCGGACCGCGTCTGATAACTCCGCTCTTCACAATGGCTGTCAAACTTGTCCAGCAGTTCCGAGTCAAGTGAAACACCGAATCGTATTGTCTTGCCCATAATGTCCTCCGATCAGGGGATCGTAATTTCCCACAGATTAACTGTCGGGTTTTGGCCGCACAGGGCCACCTTTTCCACTGTCAACTTTTCCGGCACAAACCCCCGCTCTCGCAGTTCGTCCCAGACAGGTCGGGACACGGTACGCACCGGTTCGCCGATCCAGATTTTGCCGCCGGGCTTGAGCGCATGGCGGAACAGGTGGATCAGTGGTTCGAAAAATCGTTTTTCATACAGTATGTCTCCGCCCCAAATAAAATCGAAAGCGTGCGGCTTAACAGCCGGCTGCCGCCAGTCCATGACCATCCAGAGAGGTTGGGGAACGTTGTTCAGGTCAGTGTTATGGTGGGCGAAACGGACAGCAGGCCACTCGTAGTCGAAAGCGATCACCTTGGCGCCAACAGAGCTGGCGATCATGCCGGTCAGCCCAAGCCCACAGCCAAGATCGAGACACACCTTGTCGCATAACAGTTCTGCGTTGCGCAGAATATGCCGTCCGAGCAACACACTGGCAGGCCAGACTTCGGCCCAGTATGGTACGCGCTCATCATCACCGAGATCAGCGTCATCCATTTGATCCCACAGGGCTTCAAGGTCAGCAGCCCTGTCGAGAAACCATATTCGCCCTTCCACATCCACAGTAACGCGGGAGCCGGGGTCTGGAGCGTCGAACCGTTCATTCAACGAAATATTATTTTTTTCTGTCGTCATTTGCGGGGACTAAGTTACAACCGCACAGTGACATCGTCAATAAAATTCGTAGCACTATTCACACCTCTTTACACAAAGAGATGATATACTTTGCCACAAAATCACGTTTTTAAACGCATGCAAAGTGCGTATGAAGTCATTACAAAGTAATCAGAAAGTCCCCGCATGAAGTATAAAAATGAATAGTCCCAATGTCTTGGTAGTGTGATATAGATAAGACAATACGACGTCATTTCTGGCTCTGATCACAAAAAAGCGGCAAATTATGGAGCAATAGATGGAGCGCATCACACTCCATGAAAAGATAATAATGATTGCCTCCGTTGTCTGAAATGTCTTGCCTCCCCTGACATAATCCTTTGCTTACAACCTGACGACGTTGAAAGAAACTTGAGACGATGCCGTGGCTGATGTCATCCTGCTCACCTCACCCACATATTTTTGGTTTTATCGCACGAAGCAAAGCGTGTATTGACCGCAACAACGCCTTTAACACTTTGTTTCTGCCCGGGTCATACATCGTCATTAAAAGATAAAAAATCAGCCTTCTGATTACCGGCATAGGCTCTTTTAAAAATAATGATGAAAGAATCTTTACTGTCTTTACCAGATTTACCGATTCTCTTTTAGCCCGAACAACAAACGCTCATATACATGGGATAAGGTTTCATTCATACTGAATTACCTGACAAAATGCCTGAAGATATACACGACATTGCACACTCGATCATTCGTTCAACTGAACAAAATCCACCCAAAAACGTCAGCTTTTTGGCGATTTGATACTCAGGCATGATGAGAAATATTAATAATGGCAAAAGCGTCATTTTTTTTACAATTTCCAAAGCACGAAACCCATGGTAAAGACACCCATCTAAAACTGTTGTAACGCCACTTTTCCAGAAAGGAGCACGATATGATTCCCAAAGATCTTTTGTACGCCAAATCCCATGAATGGGTTATGGTGGAAGGCGAAATCGCTACCGTCGGCATCACGCACTTTGCCCAGGAACAACTGGGCGACCTGACTTTTGTTGAACTGCCCGAAGTGGGCGACACCTTTGAGGCCGGTTCCGAAATGGGTTCTGTTGAATCCGTCAAGGCCGCAAGTGAAATCTATGCCCCGGTGACCGGAGAGGTTGTCGAGGTCAATGAAGCACTCGAAGACGCCCCGGAAAAGGTCAACGAAGAGCCGTACGGTGATGGCTGGCTGCTCAAATTCAAAATAAAGGGCGACCCTGAAGGGTTGCTGGACGCCGAAGCTTACACTGAGGTCGTCGAATCCGAAGCCCACTAACGGGAACTTTCAAGGCCGGGGCACACGCCTCGGCCTTCTTCTTTATCACCATTTATTACACCAGTAGGTAATATTATGCCGTATGTTCCTCATACTGAAGACGAAGTCCGGGAGATGCTCGCCACCATCGGCGTCGATTCCGTGGATGATCTCTTTGCCGAAATAACGGAAGACATGCGCCCCAAGAGCTTTGATCTGCCCGAGGGGTTGAGCGAGATGGAGGTTCTCTCCAAGCTTGAAGCCATGGCCGCCAAGAACGCCACGGACCGGGTAAGTTTTCTGGGTGCCGGTTTCTATGACCACTACATCCCTGCGGCAGTTGATGCTCTCACCATGCGCGGCGAATTTTACACCGCCTACACCCCCTACCAGCCCGAGGCTTCACAAGGGACGCTCCAGGCGATCTTCGAATACCAGACCGCAGTGACCCGTCTGCTCGGCATGGAATGCGCCAACGCATCCGTATACGATGGGGGTACCGCGCTGTATGAAGCCCTTATGATGGCCGTGCGCAAGACCAAACGTCGCAAAATCGTGGTATCCGAAGCGTTGAACCCCATCTATCGGGTCATGCTCGGCTCCTACACTTCCAACCTTGATGTCGAGTTCGTCACCGTCCCGCACAAAAACGGCATGACCAACATCGAAGGATTGAAGCAGGCCATTGATGACGACACTGCGGCCCTGCTGGTACAGAATCCGAACTTCTTCGGCTCCATCAACGATTTCACGGAACTGTTTGCTACGGCCAAGGCCCGAAAAGCCGTATCCATCATTTCTTCTTACCCAATCCTCCAGACCCTGCTGAAAACACCCGGTGACATGGGTGCCGATATTGCCGTTGCCGAAGGTCAGTCCCTCGGTCTGCCGCTCTCTTTCGGCGGTCCGTACCTCGGTATCATGACCTGCACCAAGAATATGGTTCGCCAGATGCCCGGTCGCATGGTCGGCCGAACCAAGGACTCCGAAGGACGTACCGGATATGTACTGACCCTCCAGGCTCGCGAACAGCATATTCGCCGCCAGAAGGCCACGTCGAACATCTGTTCCAACCAGTCCCTGTGTGCACTGCGCGCACTGGTCCACATGTGCGCTCTGGGTGAACTGGGCATGAAACGTGCGGCACGGGTCTCCATCGAACGCGCCCACATCTGCGCTGAGCGCCTGACCGCCATTGACGGCGTAGAAATGATGACACAAGGGCCGTTCGGTAACGAATTCGCCATCACCCTGCCCACAAACGCCTTTGATGCCATCGCCAAACTGACGGCACGAGGCTATGTCCCCGGGTTCCCGCTGGGCCGCTACTATGACGGTCTGGAAAACGGACTGCTTGTGGCCTGCACCGAAAAAACCAGTGAAGAACAGATTGGCATCTTTGCCGAAATGCTCAAGGGAGCACTCAAATGAAGACCATATTCGAAAAATCCGTAGCCGGACGCGAAGGATGCTGGCCCTGCGAAGGCATTGCCGAGGAAGCATACATCCCCTCCGAACTGCTGCGCAGCGGCGACATCGGTCTGCCTTCTGCCAGTGAACTGGACGTGGTCCGCCACTTCACCA
The genomic region above belongs to uncultured Pseudodesulfovibrio sp. and contains:
- a CDS encoding flagellar basal body rod C-terminal domain-containing protein, coding for MSDASISALSALGTVQEVSANNIANVSTEGFKASSVALETGPEGQGVQVAAIQQSTNAGPMIEGIEMSNTDIGTEMVDMIKTSHAFSANTAVVRASEEMTGHLLNMIA
- the folE2 gene encoding GTP cyclohydrolase FolE2, which codes for MEDVQKQQAKIAMPIDRVGVKGLKLPIIVRDRESGIQHTVAQVSLSVDLPAEFKGTHMSRFVEALEHWSGDLDYTSFRTLLDDIVVRLQARSAHVRFVFPYFLRRKSPKSESSCLMDYSCRVDGYLKDGKLRFTLGADVPVMTVCPCSLAISDQGAHSQRAEIRIRTRFHGFLWLEDLIEIGESSGSSPVYSLLKREDEKYVTESSFANPTFVEDVVRAVGKGLADHPQVDWYKVEVESFESIHNHSAFAVMESQDAE
- the nikR gene encoding nickel-responsive transcriptional regulator NikR, producing MGKTIRFGVSLDSELLDKFDSHCEERSYQTRSEAIRDLIRNTLVQREWEQAEGDLAGTLTLVYDHHKSGLSQRLTEIQHDHHDVIQSSLHVHLDHHNCLEVIILKGDADTIKALGQKLISTKGVKHGNLALTTTGKDLI
- a CDS encoding methyltransferase domain-containing protein, whose protein sequence is MTTEKNNISLNERFDAPDPGSRVTVDVEGRIWFLDRAADLEALWDQMDDADLGDDERVPYWAEVWPASVLLGRHILRNAELLCDKVCLDLGCGLGLTGMIASSVGAKVIAFDYEWPAVRFAHHNTDLNNVPQPLWMVMDWRQPAVKPHAFDFIWGGDILYEKRFFEPLIHLFRHALKPGGKIWIGEPVRTVSRPVWDELRERGFVPEKLTVEKVALCGQNPTVNLWEITIP
- the gcvH gene encoding glycine cleavage system protein GcvH gives rise to the protein MIPKDLLYAKSHEWVMVEGEIATVGITHFAQEQLGDLTFVELPEVGDTFEAGSEMGSVESVKAASEIYAPVTGEVVEVNEALEDAPEKVNEEPYGDGWLLKFKIKGDPEGLLDAEAYTEVVESEAH
- the gcvPA gene encoding aminomethyl-transferring glycine dehydrogenase subunit GcvPA, whose translation is MPYVPHTEDEVREMLATIGVDSVDDLFAEITEDMRPKSFDLPEGLSEMEVLSKLEAMAAKNATDRVSFLGAGFYDHYIPAAVDALTMRGEFYTAYTPYQPEASQGTLQAIFEYQTAVTRLLGMECANASVYDGGTALYEALMMAVRKTKRRKIVVSEALNPIYRVMLGSYTSNLDVEFVTVPHKNGMTNIEGLKQAIDDDTAALLVQNPNFFGSINDFTELFATAKARKAVSIISSYPILQTLLKTPGDMGADIAVAEGQSLGLPLSFGGPYLGIMTCTKNMVRQMPGRMVGRTKDSEGRTGYVLTLQAREQHIRRQKATSNICSNQSLCALRALVHMCALGELGMKRAARVSIERAHICAERLTAIDGVEMMTQGPFGNEFAITLPTNAFDAIAKLTARGYVPGFPLGRYYDGLENGLLVACTEKTSEEQIGIFAEMLKGALK